In a genomic window of Saccharothrix sp. HUAS TT1:
- a CDS encoding thymidine phosphorylase produces the protein MTRPPGPHTAVDVIRAKRDRARLTDDQIDWVVDAYTRGEVADEQMSALAMAIFLNGMDAAETARWTRAMVESGERLALDVGRPTVDKHSTGGVGDKITLPLAPLVAACGAAVPQLSGRGLGHTGGTLDKLEAVPGWRARLSVDEVAAQLRSVGAVICAATSGLAPADRKLYALRDVTGTVESIPLIASSIMSKKIAEGAEALVLDVKVGSGAFMKSLEQARALAAALVSIGVDHGLRVSALLTDMSVPLGRAVGNAVEVAESVDVLRGGGPADVVELTVALAEEMLSRAGVSASPASVLASGEAYEVWARMIRAQGGDPDAPLPVGRHKHVVTAAEDGYLTSLDAYAVGVAAWRLGAGRARKEDPVQAGAGVLCLVKPGERVTAGQPLLELHTDTPDAVPGALESLAGGYGIGDEPPARGPLVLDTIRG, from the coding sequence ACACCCGCGGCGAGGTGGCCGACGAGCAGATGTCGGCGCTGGCCATGGCGATCTTCCTGAACGGGATGGACGCCGCCGAGACCGCCCGGTGGACGCGCGCCATGGTGGAGTCCGGCGAACGGCTGGCGCTGGACGTCGGCAGGCCCACCGTGGACAAGCACTCCACGGGCGGCGTCGGCGACAAGATCACGCTGCCGCTGGCGCCGCTGGTCGCGGCCTGCGGCGCGGCGGTGCCCCAGCTGTCCGGGCGCGGCCTCGGGCACACCGGGGGGACGCTGGACAAGCTGGAGGCCGTCCCCGGCTGGCGGGCGCGGCTGTCGGTGGACGAGGTGGCGGCGCAGCTGCGGTCGGTGGGCGCGGTGATCTGCGCCGCGACGTCCGGGCTCGCGCCGGCGGACCGGAAGCTGTACGCGCTGCGCGACGTGACGGGCACGGTGGAGTCCATCCCGCTGATCGCGTCGTCGATCATGTCGAAGAAGATCGCCGAAGGCGCCGAGGCGCTGGTGCTGGACGTGAAGGTCGGGTCCGGGGCGTTCATGAAGTCCCTGGAGCAGGCCCGGGCGCTGGCGGCGGCGCTGGTGTCGATCGGCGTCGACCACGGGCTCCGCGTGTCGGCGCTGCTGACCGACATGTCGGTGCCGCTGGGGCGGGCGGTCGGCAACGCGGTCGAGGTGGCGGAGTCGGTCGACGTGCTGCGCGGCGGCGGTCCGGCCGACGTCGTGGAGCTGACCGTGGCGCTGGCGGAGGAGATGCTGTCGCGGGCGGGGGTGTCCGCTTCGCCGGCGTCGGTCCTGGCGTCCGGTGAGGCTTACGAGGTCTGGGCGCGGATGATCCGGGCGCAGGGCGGCGACCCGGACGCGCCGCTGCCCGTGGGGCGGCACAAGCACGTGGTGACGGCCGCCGAGGACGGGTACCTGACGTCGTTGGACGCCTACGCGGTGGGCGTCGCGGCCTGGCGGCTGGGCGCCGGGCGGGCTCGCAAGGAGGACCCGGTGCAGGCGGGCGCCGGCGTGCTGTGCCTGGTGAAGCCGGGCGAACGCGTGACCGCGGGCCAGCCGCTGCTGGAACTGCACACCGACACCCCCGACGCGGTGCCGGGCGCTCTGGAGTCGCTGGCCGGCGGCTACGGGATCGGCGACGAACCCCCGGCCCGCGGACCGCTGGTCCTCGACACCATCCGGGGTTAG